A window of Megalops cyprinoides isolate fMegCyp1 chromosome 13, fMegCyp1.pri, whole genome shotgun sequence genomic DNA:
aatgaatgtggccatatgcggcccagaccacctccgaatgtggtctgagcaATCGGATCTCAATGTGTCCTCAATGCGACTgtgcattcacacctgtacttggcgctgtccacttgtgatcggatcacccagGACGCATGTTAACGCtaggtgtgaacagggcctgaGACTCAGAGGGAAGCAGGAAGTGCTTGGTCTTGAACAGCCGGTCACACCCTACTGTCCCCTCCTTCTTGCTGTTCGTCTCATCTTCTTGAAGGTCCCAGAAACGGCCTCAAACCTGTGCTTGGACATAAGAGGGCTGAGGAACAGCAAGCTGCGGGTCCTGGCTGTGCTCCAGTGGTCAAAAATAGTTTTCACTCCGGCGATGCCCACATACACCAGCAGGGAAATAAATGAGTCAAACTCATTTACGCTGAGTGGAGTCCATGGGTACTTCTTCGTCACTGCAGTCCTTTGCAGAGCATAGTCATTAGTGTTTGCCACAATCCTGCTGACCACAGAGGAGGtaaaaaacagctgaaacaaCCGAAGAGGAGGGTAGGACTGCGTGGCATCCAGGTGAGGTCTTGAGGTGCACTGTGGACAACTTCTGGCCAAATCTGGCTCTTCATCGTCCTCTGGAGgatttctcctcctcctcttcttagAGTTCTAACTTTCACGGGTGCAGCCACCCCTGTGTCAGAGGGGCCGACGTGGTTAGGGAACCATGGGGACGGAGTGTGCTTGCTTTCACCGTCCAACAGCAGACAGTCtgtcgctttttttttttgcattccctCAAATTCTCTTTGGAGTACCatacctttttttccctcttctgtctTTCGTTAACTCCAGGAGTCATTCTTTGTCCAAAACACTGATCAAAGACTGAAAGGAAATTGTGCCGAGTCAAAGATTTACAAATGAAGTTGTCTGCAGGTGTATGGCTGAATAATCGGAGTAGAGAACAACGCTGTCCGCATGCTGCAACAAAAAGTCAAACGGCAACAAAAGCGCTGCAAcgaaaacaaacatttcatcaaCTTGCATGACAGTGTGAAAAGTGCTCAGGTAAAAAAAGTGTACCGTTTCAGACAGAAGGTTACATGGACTGATATATACTAATTCTATACTGAATATACTAATTCAGAGGCAAAAGGTGAGACAAGCTATGATGCCTTTCAGATGATCAATAAATGAGCAGAAATCCATCATTACTGACACTTGTGCCTGCCTCTATTTGAGATCTAGTGGCTTTAGACACTCTGGCCTGCTGTTTCCCCTCTGTGGCTGCTGTAACCACTGATGCATGTAACATTGTGTCAGTAATGGGATTGTTCTTGCTTATTTGTTGATTGGCTGACTTGCTTACAAATTGTCTCACCTGggcttttattctttattagTATATCACAGACTTCTACACTCACTACCACGCGGTGCTCAACTGTGGAGCGTGCAAGTATCGGACAAGCTGCAAGAGGTCTTTTGAGAATCATACGATCAggtctgaattttattttaaatacccGTACAAGTTATTTTTAACTTCCAGTCAGTGTGGCTTTTCCAGTCagcttttaaaaaggaaacattctgTCTTGGCCAGgtttcacagtgctgtctccAGGGACAGATACAGAAAGATGAAGAGGCCTCGAGGTAGCTTACGGTATGGGAATTAAAGTGCTCCCATAACCCACATGTGTTATTTGTGCTTGTCATTTGGAAGCCAGAAACCTTTATGTGAGCTTTATGTGGGCTCTTAGCTGTCTACCATTTCCAGACTTATTTGTTTACAGTCAAAATGTCTCacaactgtttttatttattgatatttgaatcgttttatatttcattttcaacgACTCCTAAGTATCCCAGTTGATGAGGTGCTCATCTTGAGTGCAAGTGCTGCCCCAGTTAAAAACCAACTTTATTTAACCGAGGACAGtggttggccagggtttcctcaccTCATCACTCTCAGACATCCTTGGATTTATTAGGTGCCTGCGAGTTGCCCAGATGACACTCAGTGGAGttgtgcctatcctccaataagcacccacttcactgtggagCACCGTGGACTTATAGTGCAAAATACAGCCCTTGTCTTCATGTGTAGCTGTTGGCCGAATGTATCCGAGGATTGCTTTCGTTTAAACTCAGCAGTCCTACACTAGTACAGAAACCGTTCTGGTGAGACGTGCCTAATGCACTGCTAACAATTCCGGTTCCGTAATAGGGAAATGGCATTAAGGAAATATGATACATCCGCGTTACAGGTTATGTCAAGGTCAATGTTCTCCTTTTCATGCTGGTTCCAAAGCAACTGTTAGGTCACAACTATCTATGTCACAGCAATaatcatggatttttttttttttgcattcaaaagGGCTGTCAGTGGAGAGTGGTGATAAAAGCCTAAATTTTGAAGTATTTTGAAGTGCTGAAATTTcaattaatgatttttaaatatttataaatatttataaaaaaaaattatgttttttagTTTCACCGTGGCTTTAAGTTACACACCTACTACTCTCAGGCAACAGAACAATGGAAAAGcaatttcacaaaatatctttacaacaataatacacaTCGAAATCTACTGGTTGTTAAgaattttaaattgatttttaaaatattggcaTAAACCACACTATGTGAGAGATTCCTTATAAATTCTTCAGAAGTCTAAGGTTGAAACAAAATCCCAACTCACTCGGTTTTTGTTGGTTCATCGGGACAAATTCCTGGAAgatataaaaaacaacatatatgGAGCTCCTGTTAAATGTGGAACTTTCTAGAAAACCCATGACCTAACACCAAAATGCCGGCTCAAGACCGTCATGCAACACACACCTTTCTCAATGATGACCTGACAGGTGTGGTTTGGTCTGTCGATTAGGTGTTTGCTCATGAGGTCGCTCCCTGATGCATCAGCCAGGAGGTCGCAGTTCAGACAAACGAGTGTTATGCtcctgaaacagaaaagaatcggttcaaattttaaaaaccatGCTGAGTACCTTTATGATAATAATGACCACCAATGTAAACCACTTCATCTCAGGAAAATACATAGACTTCCAAATGAATGATTTTGTCTTGTACTTTTCTTGCTTCAATAATTGTACATTAGGCGGGTCTCATTATGTCAACTTTTCAATTGTGGGAAAGTAAGACAAATGCAATACTTCCATACACTTGTACCCAAGCAGCAGTTATTTTTCTGTGAGCGGGGAGTCCAGAAAGTCCTGCCTGACAATCCCACCCCTTTCCCTGGCAGAACTAAGCCAATTTGTTCTctcactgtgggctcccagttACTGCTAGCAGGTGACACGTCCAGTTTTGCACCTGTGCTGCAGGCATCAGCCTGCACTCAACATAAGCGCTTttccaactgagccactcgggagcccttacaaaattaaaatgactccAATTTCAATAAATACAACAGATTTGTAAGACATTTTGCCCATAATCAAATAAGTCTGGAAATGGTAGACAGCTAAGAGCCCACATAAAGCTCACATAAAGGTCTCTGGCTTCCAAATGACAAGCACAAATAACACATGTGGGTTACGGGAGCACTTTAATTCCCATACCGTAAGCTACCTCGAGGCCTCTTCATCTTTCTGTATCTGTCCCTggagacagcactgtgaaacCTGGCCAAGAcagaatgtttcctttttaaaagctGACTGGAAAAGCCACACTGACTGGAAGTTAAAAATAACTTGTACgggtatttaaaataaaattcagaccTGATCATATGATTCTCAAAAGACCTCTTGCAGCTTGTCCGATACTTGCACGCTCCACAGTTGAGCACCGCGGGGTAGTGAGTGTAGAAGTCTGTGATTTTTGTGCAACATTCAACACACATCTGCTCTCCAAAGTGATTCCTAGGAAAGAAAAACCGCAACATCCATGAATACAGGAAGATCGCCATGGTCTTTACAAGTCGTGCCTGACAGTGACATACTGGCAAATATTCACAATGCCTCCTTTAAAGCCTTGATATCCTTCCAAAACCCACTGGGTCAAaatattttccacagaaattCACCCCCTCGCATAAACCAAATCCGACTtcagtttgtgttcatttttggcAGATCCAAAACCATGCATGCTAGGTCGAACAAAGTTTTGCAGATACTGAGAGAGGCAGGGCGCGTTTGTGCGAATGTCAGAAACTGGCCGCCTGACACCGACACGAGCTCACCTGACATTCTTCAGCACCTCATTGCTACGCTCCTGGAGCTTGGAGTTGAGCCGTTCCTGCCTCTTGTTCTGCACGGACCTGGCTTTCCCGGGGCTTGAGCCCTGCGCGGACGACTTTGACTTGGACGTGCTGGACTGAGGCTTGCCTGGCGGTTTGGAGCCGGGGCTGCTGGGAACGACGATGGATCTGCTGGGGGCGTTGGCGGAAGTGGCGGAGCCCCCCTGCAGAGAGGCACGGATCGTCACCTGAAAGGAAACAGAAGAGATAACTCGTTTACAAACAGATTTTGGCTTCCGTGAACGTCAGTCATAGATCTTTCGTGATTTTATCACTAGTGAAGCTGAAAAAGGCTGAATAGGAAGCCGTCGTGACTTGAATGAAGAGGAGCCAAACCTTGGTTCCTGGGGGAAGCCCCTCCAAGGTTTTgggttttttaaatgttctgtgGAATTCAACCCTGTGTTCCGTCTTCGCCCTATACGTCAGGAAATTCAGCCTGCACTTGCCACATTTGTGAATTccttttttctggaaaaaaataatgacaaaaatgtttaaagattCAGAACGGCAAGTTTAATATGTGTACATCATACAGCAATTCAAGCTTTTTTTCTACAGGTTAAAAGAAGTAGCAATAAAATCTCACACCTACAGCAAAATAAACTATGCAGACTCAGAATTATCCGGTTTTCAATCCCCAAGCCAAGACAACATGAAAGTGTCTGTCTCGCAGAGTAAATTTTCCCCTTCAAAAAAGAATCTATCAGACCTTTCAgcaaagcagcacacacacgACACCACATTTTCATTAATCTTACAGACACCAAATATACCAGAAACATCCTGCGAAAACAATGTCAGGCACTGCTTTGCGCTAGCGACGCTAAAAATGACTTAATAAATGGGTATTCCTTACCTGCACGTCTATAGATACAGGGAGGCATACTAGTGATAGAAATCAATATGGGACACAATTTGGGATGAcaaatataatcaatgaatgTCACTTAGAGTAAAGGTTGTTTTTTGGGTAAAACTACATGCTGTGTGGAAGATGCAGGATGCATCAATGGAAGCACTTCcaatgcattgcatttaatgCAAGACTGACATCTCTCTTCAATCACATATAACTAAGCTAAACCTTTGTTATATAACATTGTCATGCTACTGGTAGTTATAAATGCTGTGatttaaattgtaaaaaccattaaaataatatctcTTGTGTGCTCCATTCCCTGTGGTATATACTATCACATGTCTGTGAGCTCATTGCTCAAATGTTCTGTGTGTAGAGGCAGGGGGAATGTCCACTGGCTGATATACCTCTCTTGTCATGGGGCTGAAATCCAGTTTTTGTGATTACAATGGGCTGTGAATGTGTATACTTCAAATAAGAGAATACCAAAGCCTCCCTTGCTTTAAGCTGGGCATCATCTAGAATTGGCAAAAACAGCTAGAATTACATGGAAGACCTTGAGAACAGGATTTGACTGAGTATAAAAGGAGTCAGTGTGGTCACCCCAATTATGTCAGAGAATACAAGTTACGAACACAAACACTCTAACCCTTCTCACCTGATGTCTCATACAATGTTGCATATACCTGATGCCACATCTCAGGACTTTAAGGCAAAACGGACAGAGGAGGTCTTTAGTATTTTCGTGCACGGTGCGGAAGTGATTCTCCACGTCGGAGAAGAACGACGACCTGTAGTTGCACACCTGGGCggggaaagaaaaggaagaagtcACATGGCCGGCAACTCTGCCATCCCTCTTCCTGTTCAGATctaacagagaggcagagagtagAGAAGAGAAGACGTTTACCTGGCAAATGTAAGGCATTTCACCAGGCTTGTGATTGTCCTTCATATGTTCCAAGAGCACTTGCTCAGTTTCAAAGGCTAATTCACATATTTTACAATTGGCTGAAACACAATacagaaaggggtgggggggaaacaAGTTACGGAGAGCGTGTGAAAGaaagcaattacaaaaaaagaatcctTGGCGTGAGATTTCTTTCACTGCTCCAAAACTGAATGCGGGAATTGGCTTTTCAGTATACTGCCGTTAAGAAGATTACGCCGCTTTATTTCAGCGAGAAACAATTTTCTGCGTTTCGGATTTACCAGGGAGGGAGCAGCGAAAATAAAAACGCTAAAAGCCGACAAAGGCGGCGCGTGCGCCTCTAATCTCATGCCGATTTGCTACAAAAGAGCGGCGTGAAGGCGCTCGCGGCGGTGTTGCCGGCGGCGGCAGGGCGGGGAGTGACCCGTACTGGTGGACTCGTATGGGCTGTGGGCGCTCTCGATGTGGCACTGCAGCTGGAAGGGGGTGGCGTACTGCCGGAAGCAGTGCTGGCAGGTCGTGTGGCTGTCCCAGCTCTCGTTGctctgcttctccagctccaaGTGGTGCTTCATGTGGTTCATGAACCTGCGAAgcgcagcgagagagagagagagagagagagagagagagagagagagataaggcATCTTCATAACCGAGCTGTCaggatggaaagaaaaaaaaaacaaacaaacataaaaaaaaaattcaaaagcgCAGGGCTTCCGCGCCACCGGAGATGCCGTTAGCTAGGCAGGCTCGACAGCTGCGCTCTCGCCGCTCTCGCCGAGAGACGCCTCGGTGTGAAGAGCGATGAGAAAAATCCCGCAAAACCAACAGCGAGaccacatccacatccaccgCTCGGCGAGGAGTGGGCGGGGGGGTTGCTCTTTTCGCTTTCCtcctcctgttttcttttagcacacaaaaaaacttaCTTAAAATAGACAAAAAGGGTCCGAGTTAAAACGATCATCTCAAATGCCTTGCAAACGAATAAAAAAACGTAAACGCATTCTCCCACACCTGACAGGATTGCAGTGTTTACATAAGCatataaaaatcacacatacaACAGAGCCACAAGCATTTGCTGATGAGGTAATTCAATTCAggtatatttaaacattttaaagctcaGGCCTAAGTGCAAATACCCccaatatttcaattttttttttttgggtaaaTCGTTAATCAGTCCTACCTCATCTAACATTTTTTGTTCCccaaagagaacaaaaaaacaagacattcaaCTTTCACCCCTATTTGGGAGAAGAGAAATAAAGTGTAATTAATGAGCCTGACGCACAGAGTAACAGCCTTCTGTGGAGCACGGCCTGTGAGCACTCCGGCGCTGTGCGTCGGCTCCCAGCGGCTCTTAAAACAAGATAAATTAGCGCCCATTCTCCTTGCACCTCACTTTCTAAGCTAGCATAATAGCCATTATAATACCTGCAATTACGCAAAGCTTTTTGTTTTGCGTGGCGCATAGCTCGTCCTGCCGCGGTTGGTGCGAGTCCCCCCCCCGCCGGCCCTGCCTGTCTGAGCTGACCCCCGCCGGGCACCCCCCATTTTTCACTCCTCACATTCTGCTACTTCAGCTCCCCTAATGGAGACTTTTATGCGAGGGAACTGTGACCCCGGCTGTCAGGCGCGGCGCTCAAAACAAACACGCCTGGCCATTAAAACAGCTTACGGAAGCCCTTTTTCTACAGGGCTCCGGCGTAAAGTTATTCAATCAAAGTAACAGCTCTTCCACCACCTAAACTACCCGCCATTAGTCATCGCCGGCCCCAAATGGGAATTTGGGCTGAGAGCGCCATCCATCTGTGCGCGCAGCGCGGAGCCTGCGCCATTTTGCATATCCTCTCCTGCCTTTGTCCCTAACCACTCTCTATGGACAGAGTCGGACTCTACTTTAAAGCCGCCTTCGGTCAAAGGGCTTAGCTGCTCTCAGAACAGCCTCGCTCAACTCCCTGTCTACTCTGGAACAGGCCTCTTCCCATTATCACATCACTGAGTGGGACCTCATCACATGGGTGTTCTATCTGGCTGATACCACTGGTAGTTTAGATAGCATTaagcaaataagcaaataagAGCTACTGAAGCTTTCAACCCAATTCAGCACAGGAAGCCTCCCACTTCCTTCAGATCGACATCGATATTAAAATTTGCATCTGCGCCCTGTTGATAAACTTGCAACAGTAAAAAGTTAAGCAGCTACTTTAAGTTAGCTCAGTATCCACAAGGTGACGACTTCAATATGACGGTAAAGCAAAACCGTGACACACGGATAAAAGGAACATAGTTCCGCTCATGAACTCCATGCTCCCACTTTCAGAGAACTGTTTTGTGTGATGATCCACCAGATCCCTGTGGAAGTGGTACCTGACGTTGTTCTTCAGGACCTTCTGGCAGGTGTTGCACTTAAAGGTGGTGTTGGTTTTCTGCTCCTGGTCCAGCGGCTTGTCTCCCTCATGCCTCCCGTAGTAAAACTCAGTGACCAGCATGATGAGCTTCCCTTTGTCAGTTTCCCAGTTCTTGGCGGCGGGTTTAAATTGCTTGGATGTTGTGGGGAAGACACTGTCCATCATAAGAGAGCAGCAGTACTAaaggagaaacaggaagaaaaggtCAGACATTATCGTTCAATTATGCACTCCACTTCAAAATGTCTAATAAAGTGCACATCCTCAATTATAAGCCTGCAGCCATTTAAATGGCAGTAataagcaaaacacaaaacataaatcaATACACTTTGCAAGAGACAataggagagagaaagaaagcactTACCCTCATATGATTTTTCATGGGACCTGGAAGGTTGAACTGAATATTGCACCTTGGACACTTTTTTCTAAAAGGTGTCCCATTTTGTGAAGCTCCTACAAAAATGATAGTTCCATACATTTACTTTATACATCTGCCTCATCAAGAGAAAGTTCAGATTACTTTAAAATTGAAAGACCACAAAAATCATGGATTGCTCCCTTTTTACAACTTCAATTCCCTCAGTTAGGCAGAACAACATCACCTGCCAGACCAAATAAGCTGAAACATCATTCAAAAAAAATCCCATGTTTATCGTATCATAAATAAAGGATGCCCAACTACTGACGCCTCAgctacatttccatttcaaagaaCCTTTGCCTCAAGAGCTCAATGCACAGCAAATGGGGACACAGCATACCGGAATCCAGCTTCGTCCTTTTGGAGGTATTGCTCATCGGGTCCGGCGCGGATTCCCTTTTAGCAGCATTCGTCCCACTGCCTGCTGGGAAAAAGAAGCACGACATTCTGGGAACAAGCACGCTGCTGATGGGCGTGGTTATCAGACAGGTGGCAAATTCCCAATCCTGCAGCGAACCACAACGTACCCGAATTGCTGACGACCTGCAGCAGGGGCGAGGGCTGCGGTTCGGCGGGGGTGAGGAGCTTGCCCTGCACGGGGGAGGACACCACCTGTATGGGCTGGAGCGTGGTGGCGTTCATCTGGATGGGCTGCAGCTTGGCGGGCTGGAACTGCGCGCCCGGCTGCTTCGGCTGCGGGGGGGTCTGCACGTTGGCCAGGGTGACGACGTTGTTCTGTATCAGCTGCACCTGGGGCCTGTGGACCACCCCAGGCACGGCCTTCGTCGGGgtcacctgctgcagcagctgctgtccCGCTGCAAAGACAAAGACACTGCTCAGGGGCTGAGCCCTAAGATCCACATTTACGGCACAGAAACGGAGCTCTAGCTTTGCCAGTAAAGTATATAAGTATACGTAGATTACCTACATAAATCAAAGGTTATGCCACAAATCAATGAATGTTGGTTATCAATATATGCCACCATTTTCTGTGAGTGTTAAATGCTCTAAAGTGAAAATTTCTTCCCGTGCAGCAGTTCAAACCCTAATCAGAACTATTAAAAACATAACTGGCCTACAATACAGAGAAAGAACACTGCAACGTGGCACACAGCCTAACAGAGGGCTAGCCCCAAAATTGCTTTTCCTGAGAAAACGAGAACAGTTTCATGACtatgttaaatgtactcatctcGTACATCAGGGCGTCTgctaaaaacatgtaaatgtatgactTGAAAATCTTAAATGCAAGTGTCAGAGTATGTTCCCTTGAAATGAAGTTGCTCAGAGGAAATACATTTGTTACGTTCAAAATACACATTCTAGTCATTCTTTGTCTGATTCTACAGAATCTCCATACCAAAAGATAGAGGGCAATAGAGGGCCTACCTGGAAGCACAGTGAAAGATGTTCCAGGTGGATACTGATTCCCCAGAGAAGCAATGAATGTGGAGTTGTTGGATATCGGGGGCGATGCCACTATATAGCCCTGAGTGACCATGAAggcatgaaatatttcagtatgaCAACCCCGCTCTTGCAAGCTAAGAATCACCATACATTTGCTCCTTTTCAATCATTCATTacttaaaatacaaaactaaaCCTTAACTACAAAGGAATGCTTGAGGACAAACTTTAAGCTGTCATGAAAAGCCTAGCATGGTAAAAGCTACTAGTTTCCAGGGTTTCCAACTTCTGTCAGCTGGCTGGAGAGAGGTTTTCAATTTGAGACCACTTCACTGTGCAgacatgcatatgcatttcaTGGATAGATCC
This region includes:
- the znf280d gene encoding zinc finger protein 280D isoform X1, which produces MSELFMECEEEELEPWQRRIPEINLVDDDDDDDDEPIFVGEIRSSKVTTNTRPIQTACQGPAPAVKPVNQRQTPPAATRSIMPVSPLVRAGGGATVTAQQRAPQVPATPQPVPSCGPVPIVPQLAVRAPAQSVTKSLLIPMAPQPASLTAVSQSAAHGLPAQPPQPIIINNQGYIVASPPISNNSTFIASLGNQYPPGTSFTVLPAGQQLLQQVTPTKAVPGVVHRPQVQLIQNNVVTLANVQTPPQPKQPGAQFQPAKLQPIQMNATTLQPIQVVSSPVQGKLLTPAEPQPSPLLQVVSNSAGSGTNAAKRESAPDPMSNTSKRTKLDSGASQNGTPFRKKCPRCNIQFNLPGPMKNHMRYCCSLMMDSVFPTTSKQFKPAAKNWETDKGKLIMLVTEFYYGRHEGDKPLDQEQKTNTTFKCNTCQKVLKNNVRFMNHMKHHLELEKQSNESWDSHTTCQHCFRQYATPFQLQCHIESAHSPYESTTNCKICELAFETEQVLLEHMKDNHKPGEMPYICQVCNYRSSFFSDVENHFRTVHENTKDLLCPFCLKVLRCGIRYMQHCMRHQKKGIHKCGKCRLNFLTYRAKTEHRVEFHRTFKKPKTLEGLPPGTKVTIRASLQGGSATSANAPSRSIVVPSSPGSKPPGKPQSSTSKSKSSAQGSSPGKARSVQNKRQERLNSKLQERSNEVLKNVRNHFGEQMCVECCTKITDFYTHYPAVLNCGACKYRTSCKRSFENHMIRFHSAVSRDRYRKMKRPRGSLRSITLVCLNCDLLADASGSDLMSKHLIDRPNHTCQVIIEKGICPDEPTKTELGNEASAGDTDSKGGETHSRSEDLDPADTGRSKDDPPKDSQSKSTAQSAEDILAAKDSKTASEGTERSDTQQGAHANTNDGDSPQSKVGELSGPEAGPEAPEQAGKEGPGTPSSPTGPRDDGEAAGKPGDDVPFEDFLRKADKRESACADADAGEQGSVHLEPLTPSKVLEHEATEILQKGSSPPPDGGTSDPSSPSGPDKAEEPTA
- the znf280d gene encoding zinc finger protein 280D isoform X2, which codes for MSELFMECEEEELEPWQRRIPEINLVDDDDDDDDEPIFVGEIRSSKVTTNTRPIQTACQGPAPAVKPVNQRQTPPAATRSIMPVSPLVRAGGGATVTAQQRAPQVPATPQPVPSCGPVPIVPQLAVRAPAQSVTKSLLIPMAPQPASLTAVSQSAAHGLPAQPPQPIIINNQGYIVASPPISNNSTFIASLGNQYPPGTSFTVLPAGQQLLQQVTPTKAVPGVVHRPQVQLIQNNVVTLANVQTPPQPKQPGAQFQPAKLQPIQMNATTLQPIQVVSSPVQGKLLTPAEPQPSPLLQVVSNSGSGTNAAKRESAPDPMSNTSKRTKLDSGASQNGTPFRKKCPRCNIQFNLPGPMKNHMRYCCSLMMDSVFPTTSKQFKPAAKNWETDKGKLIMLVTEFYYGRHEGDKPLDQEQKTNTTFKCNTCQKVLKNNVRFMNHMKHHLELEKQSNESWDSHTTCQHCFRQYATPFQLQCHIESAHSPYESTTNCKICELAFETEQVLLEHMKDNHKPGEMPYICQVCNYRSSFFSDVENHFRTVHENTKDLLCPFCLKVLRCGIRYMQHCMRHQKKGIHKCGKCRLNFLTYRAKTEHRVEFHRTFKKPKTLEGLPPGTKVTIRASLQGGSATSANAPSRSIVVPSSPGSKPPGKPQSSTSKSKSSAQGSSPGKARSVQNKRQERLNSKLQERSNEVLKNVRNHFGEQMCVECCTKITDFYTHYPAVLNCGACKYRTSCKRSFENHMIRFHSAVSRDRYRKMKRPRGSLRSITLVCLNCDLLADASGSDLMSKHLIDRPNHTCQVIIEKGICPDEPTKTELGNEASAGDTDSKGGETHSRSEDLDPADTGRSKDDPPKDSQSKSTAQSAEDILAAKDSKTASEGTERSDTQQGAHANTNDGDSPQSKVGELSGPEAGPEAPEQAGKEGPGTPSSPTGPRDDGEAAGKPGDDVPFEDFLRKADKRESACADADAGEQGSVHLEPLTPSKVLEHEATEILQKGSSPPPDGGTSDPSSPSGPDKAEEPTA
- the znf280d gene encoding zinc finger protein 280C isoform X3, which codes for MSELFMECEEEELEPWQRRIPEINLVDDDDDDDDEPIFVGEIRSSKVTTNTRPSPAPAVKPVNQRQTPPAATRSIMPVSPLVRAGGGATVTAQQRAPQVPATPQPVPSCGPVPIVPQLAVRAPAQSVTKSLLIPMAPQPASLTAVSQSAAHGLPAQPPQPIIINNQGYIVASPPISNNSTFIASLGNQYPPGTSFTVLPAGQQLLQQVTPTKAVPGVVHRPQVQLIQNNVVTLANVQTPPQPKQPGAQFQPAKLQPIQMNATTLQPIQVVSSPVQGKLLTPAEPQPSPLLQVVSNSAGSGTNAAKRESAPDPMSNTSKRTKLDSGASQNGTPFRKKCPRCNIQFNLPGPMKNHMRYCCSLMMDSVFPTTSKQFKPAAKNWETDKGKLIMLVTEFYYGRHEGDKPLDQEQKTNTTFKCNTCQKVLKNNVRFMNHMKHHLELEKQSNESWDSHTTCQHCFRQYATPFQLQCHIESAHSPYESTTNCKICELAFETEQVLLEHMKDNHKPGEMPYICQVCNYRSSFFSDVENHFRTVHENTKDLLCPFCLKVLRCGIRYMQHCMRHQKKGIHKCGKCRLNFLTYRAKTEHRVEFHRTFKKPKTLEGLPPGTKVTIRASLQGGSATSANAPSRSIVVPSSPGSKPPGKPQSSTSKSKSSAQGSSPGKARSVQNKRQERLNSKLQERSNEVLKNVRNHFGEQMCVECCTKITDFYTHYPAVLNCGACKYRTSCKRSFENHMIRFHSAVSRDRYRKMKRPRGSLRSITLVCLNCDLLADASGSDLMSKHLIDRPNHTCQVIIEKGICPDEPTKTELGNEASAGDTDSKGGETHSRSEDLDPADTGRSKDDPPKDSQSKSTAQSAEDILAAKDSKTASEGTERSDTQQGAHANTNDGDSPQSKVGELSGPEAGPEAPEQAGKEGPGTPSSPTGPRDDGEAAGKPGDDVPFEDFLRKADKRESACADADAGEQGSVHLEPLTPSKVLEHEATEILQKGSSPPPDGGTSDPSSPSGPDKAEEPTA